A genomic window from Chaetodon trifascialis isolate fChaTrf1 chromosome 22, fChaTrf1.hap1, whole genome shotgun sequence includes:
- the tfec gene encoding transcription factor EC isoform X5 encodes MRNGHMASVSDGSNPNSPVTLLTMANHDSEVSLSGSMLDVYGGEQGMNAPNGGMSPTSNPTKLTVKREYTEHDTRVMAKERQKKDNHNLIERRRRYNINYRIKELGTLIPKSNDPDMRWNKGTILKASVEYIRWLQKEQQHARELESRQKKLEQANRRLLLRIQELEIQARAHGLPNMATALGSVELSSHLLKQQQQQQQQQQSSPQAQQPQQPPLYQEDANSDYLQRIVVTGVPSIPTASGPQDHIPGADGCTTFSDPLSHFTDFFSATLKEEHRLDEILMDDPLSPFGTDPLLSAGSPGAASKDSSRRSSFSSAEGDDL; translated from the exons GTGTCCCTCAGTGGAAGCATGCTGGACGTCTATGGGGGTGAACAAGGTATGAACGCCCCTAATGGTGGAATGAGTCCCACATCTAACCCCACAAAGCTCACtgtaaaaagggaatacacAG AACACGACACAAGAGTTATGGccaaagagaggcagaaaaaggaCAACCATAATCTAA ttgaaagaagaagaagatacaACATCAACTACAGGATTAAAGAGCTGGGGACACTCATACCAAAGTCGAATGATCC TGACATGCGCTGGAACAAAGGCACTATCCTGAAGGCCTCGGTGGAGTACATACGGTGGCTgcagaaggagcagcagcacgCTCGGGAGCTGGAGAGCCGTCAGAAGAAGCTGGAGCAAGCCAACAGGAGACTGCTGCTGAGGATCCAG GAGCTTGAGATCCAAGCACGAGCACATGGCCTCCCAAACATGGCTACAGCTTTGGGGTCAGTTGAGCTATCCTCCCAtctcctcaaacagcagcagcagcagcagcagcagcagcagtcgtcTCCCCAGGCCCAGCAACCCCAGCAGCCTCCCCTCTACCAGGAGGACGCCAACAGCGACTACCTGCAGAGGATAGTGGTGACTGGAGTGCCATCCATTCCCACTGCCAGCGGCCCGCAAGATCACATCCCCGGCGCTGACGGCTGCACCACATTCTCCGACCCGCTGTCCCACTTCACAGACTTCTTCAGCGCCACGCTCAAGGAGGAGCATCGGCTGGACGAGATCCTGATGGACGACCCACTCTCGCCCTTTGGCACCGACCCGCTCCTCTCGGCGGGCTCGCCCGGAGCTGCGTCCAAGGACAGCAGCCGcaggagcagcttcagctctgccGAGGGAGACGACCTATAA